In one window of Drosophila innubila isolate TH190305 chromosome 2L unlocalized genomic scaffold, UK_Dinn_1.0 4_B_2L, whole genome shotgun sequence DNA:
- the LOC117779699 gene encoding protein gustavus isoform X2: MYKGGRTPAVRSSDRRRPQSISTSSTLSPRVVLSRLEPRDFERLRLSYKVAIDQRRSRSCRGMNMGQKISGGVKTVNRNDSQATFKPIIPRELQADFVKPARIDILLDMPPASREIQLKHSWNSEDRSLNIFVKEDDKLTFHRHPVAQSTDCIRGKVGLTKGLHIWEIYWPTRQRGTHAVVGVASGDAPLHSVGYQSLVGSTEQSWGWDLGRNKLYHDSKNCAGITYPAILKNDEAFLVPDKFLVALDMDEGTLSFIVDQQYLGIAFRGLKGKKLYPVVSAVWGHCEITMRYIGGLDPEPLPLMDLCRRTIRQKIGRVNLEERIQQLQLPQSMKTYLLYKNRR, from the exons AT GTATAAGGGTGGTCGGACACCTGCAGTTAGGTCAAGTGATAGGCGACGTCCTCAAAGTATTTCAACATCATCCACACTATCGCCGCGAGTTGTGTTATCTCGCTTGGAACCGAGAGATTTTGAACGACTTCGCTTATCATACAAAGTTGCTATTGACCAGAGGAGATCTCGAAGCTGCCGTGGCATGAACATGGGTCAAAAAATCAGTGGCGGTGTTAAAACAGTTAACCGTAATGATTCTCAGGCAACATTCAAGCCAATTATACCCAGAGAGCTGCAAGCCGATTTTGTAAAACCTGCACGAATTGATATTTTACTTGATATGCCACCAGCAAGCCGGGAAATTCAACTGAAACATTCGTGGAACTCCGAGGACAGATCATTGAATATATTTGTGAAAGAAGACGATAAATTGACATTTCACAGACATCCCGTTGCTCAAAGCACCGATTGCATTCGCGGTAAAGTTGGACTCACAAAAGGATTGCATATATGGGAAATCTATTGGCCAACGCGACAACGGGGCACACATGCCGTCGTTGGGGTGGCATCTGGTGATGCCCCATTGCATTCGGTGGGATACCAAAGTTTAGTGGGATCCACTGAGCAGAGCTGGGGATGGGATTTAGGACGAAATAAATTGTATCATGACTCCAAAAATTGTGCTGGTATTACATATCCGGCAATATTGAAGAATGACGAAGCATTTTTGGTACCCGACAAGTTCTTAGTAGCTTTAGATATGGACGAAGGTACCTTGAGCTTCATTGTTGACCAGCAATACCTTGGTATTGCATTTAGAGGCCTCAAAGGAAAGAAATTGTATCCAGTTGTTTCCGCTGTTTGGGGACACTGTGAGATAACAATGCGTTATATCGGTGGATTAGATC CTGAACCCTTGCCATTAATGGATCTTTGCCGAAGAACAATTCGACAGAAAATTGGTCGAGTTAATTTGGAAGAGCGtatacaacaactgcagcttcCTCAATCAatgaaaacttatttattgtataaaaatcgtagataa
- the LOC117779699 gene encoding protein gustavus isoform X1 — protein sequence MELGKKRYKGGRTPAVRSSDRRRPQSISTSSTLSPRVVLSRLEPRDFERLRLSYKVAIDQRRSRSCRGMNMGQKISGGVKTVNRNDSQATFKPIIPRELQADFVKPARIDILLDMPPASREIQLKHSWNSEDRSLNIFVKEDDKLTFHRHPVAQSTDCIRGKVGLTKGLHIWEIYWPTRQRGTHAVVGVASGDAPLHSVGYQSLVGSTEQSWGWDLGRNKLYHDSKNCAGITYPAILKNDEAFLVPDKFLVALDMDEGTLSFIVDQQYLGIAFRGLKGKKLYPVVSAVWGHCEITMRYIGGLDPEPLPLMDLCRRTIRQKIGRVNLEERIQQLQLPQSMKTYLLYKNRR from the exons ATGGAACTTGGCAAAAAAAG GTATAAGGGTGGTCGGACACCTGCAGTTAGGTCAAGTGATAGGCGACGTCCTCAAAGTATTTCAACATCATCCACACTATCGCCGCGAGTTGTGTTATCTCGCTTGGAACCGAGAGATTTTGAACGACTTCGCTTATCATACAAAGTTGCTATTGACCAGAGGAGATCTCGAAGCTGCCGTGGCATGAACATGGGTCAAAAAATCAGTGGCGGTGTTAAAACAGTTAACCGTAATGATTCTCAGGCAACATTCAAGCCAATTATACCCAGAGAGCTGCAAGCCGATTTTGTAAAACCTGCACGAATTGATATTTTACTTGATATGCCACCAGCAAGCCGGGAAATTCAACTGAAACATTCGTGGAACTCCGAGGACAGATCATTGAATATATTTGTGAAAGAAGACGATAAATTGACATTTCACAGACATCCCGTTGCTCAAAGCACCGATTGCATTCGCGGTAAAGTTGGACTCACAAAAGGATTGCATATATGGGAAATCTATTGGCCAACGCGACAACGGGGCACACATGCCGTCGTTGGGGTGGCATCTGGTGATGCCCCATTGCATTCGGTGGGATACCAAAGTTTAGTGGGATCCACTGAGCAGAGCTGGGGATGGGATTTAGGACGAAATAAATTGTATCATGACTCCAAAAATTGTGCTGGTATTACATATCCGGCAATATTGAAGAATGACGAAGCATTTTTGGTACCCGACAAGTTCTTAGTAGCTTTAGATATGGACGAAGGTACCTTGAGCTTCATTGTTGACCAGCAATACCTTGGTATTGCATTTAGAGGCCTCAAAGGAAAGAAATTGTATCCAGTTGTTTCCGCTGTTTGGGGACACTGTGAGATAACAATGCGTTATATCGGTGGATTAGATC CTGAACCCTTGCCATTAATGGATCTTTGCCGAAGAACAATTCGACAGAAAATTGGTCGAGTTAATTTGGAAGAGCGtatacaacaactgcagcttcCTCAATCAatgaaaacttatttattgtataaaaatcgtagataa
- the LOC117779698 gene encoding probable serine/threonine-protein kinase nek3 isoform X1: MTMRSSTGSERTSSQISIYNYPDHLNPFSDEDNHKRLRFWNLSKRNDNRRRSFSMGNLREIWNFKSFSLKKKSSTLGIQKTSESPPVLRRHLESNSLHPGDQNRRPYMNSLQNINTPRGTRSSETNFNIIRSPQRSTISEGYLTPLSQRFHPRRSSQASLASTNPFESDIDSDATDIGSVSLGGCRKSYRKKRRAPLAPTIEMLNKKSPSPVKETTMETQSSTMAVEQTKAIRSLAVEIEQFVNNSNETSTVKIPTVVVESSSVPQSPQSESTLSEETYFTKVSRSKHDTKRDTTGDENVSTVKCTSACDPVTETLKIDESNSNKGVIVVSSIVIDSPQTEPTISDRKCSPKPPIRTSSSKTAHVKENKKPNIEYTLKSDQVSENVLVDNVVRIVENSLDPDYPQTDPKTSERKCSPKPPIRSSSSKTEHIKEKKITNTKYTSTSDQVLENAQVDKPSSHGVKIVEISTVNKSAQNEQLTSDQNFLPEASANEIKIPNVEQNSTSDILNGNVERIEESPSVSESSQKEHQISDQIWLSKAPTPSPIAKRESAEESKIPNIEHISTITSTTSMTEDMHVDRLNRNLNQIPERRNLNNFTNVQTYSLKENNNAENYEYLNKPLAIFENSERKVDHSEEEAQPAKAKSVKEIIDSINRSQKLLKDSAAKGTTVYSTSLYAENNIRPISNQRSSQMPEISPNISTASSVAENNLQLEQNYFQKSKINKTAFQYRESSPTALNLDWNPLPKPKRINNGSTI, from the exons AT gaCGATGCGCTCGAGCACTGGTTCTGAAAGGACTTCAAGTCAAATCTCAATATACAATTATCCTGATCATTTGAACCCATTTTCCGATGAAGACAACCACAAACGATTGCGATTTTGGAATTTATCAAAACGCAATGATAACAGACGTCGAAGTTTTTCAATGGGAAATTTAAGAGAAATTTG GAATTTTAAGtcgttttcattaaaaaaaaagtcatcGACTTTGGGAATACAGAAAACATCAGAAAGTCCCCCAGTTTTAAGACGTCATTTGGAATCAAACTCTTTGCATCCTGGCGATCAAAATAGAAGACCATATATGAATTCTTTGCAGAATATTAATACTCCAAGGGGG acAAGATCCAGCGAAACAAACTTCAACATCATTCGTAGTCCACAACGCTCAACAATAAGTGAAGGATATTTGACTCCACTAAGTCAACGATTCCATCCGAGAAG ATCTTCGCAGGCGAGCTTAGCAAGCACAAATCCGTTTGAAAGTGACATCGACTCTGATGCGACTGATATTGGAAGTGTCTCCCTTGGGGGCTGCAGAAAGTCTTATAGAAAAAAGCGACGAGCCCCGTTAGCTCCAACTATAGAAATG CTCAATAAAAAATCACCCAGTCCAGTTAAAGAAACAACGATGGAAACCCAAAGTTCAACAATGGCAGTCGAGCAAACTAAAGCGATTCGATCCCTCGCCGTGGAAATAgaacaatttgttaataatagcAATGAAACTTCGACTGTGAAAATCCCCACAGTAGTTGTGGAATCTTCCAGCGTGCCCCAAAGTCCACAATCCGAGTCCACACTCTCGGAAGAAACATATTTTACTAAAGTTTCAAGGTCTAAACATGATACAAAACGTGATACTACTGGAGATGAAAATGTTTCGACTGTAAAATGTACTTCAGCATGCGATCCGGTGACTGAAACTTTGAAAATAGATGAATCGAATAGTAATAAAGGTGTAATAGTCGTGTCTTCCATTGTCATCGACAGTCCACAAACTGAACCAACCATTTCGGATCGAAAATGTTCCCCTAAGCCTCCAATACGAACCAGTTCTTCAAAAACTGCACAtgttaaagaaaacaagaaaccGAATATAGAATACACTTTAAAATCCGATCAGGTATCGGAAAATGTGCTCGTAGACAATGTAGTTAGAATTGTAGAAAATTCCTTGGACCCCGATTATCCACAAACTGATCCAAAAACTTCGGAACGAAAATGTTCACCTAAGCCTCCAATTCGAAGCAGTTCTTCAAAAACTGaacatattaaagaaaaaaagataacGAATACAAAATATACTTCAACGTCCGATCAGGTGTTGGAAAATGCGCAAGTTGATAAACCGTCCAGTCACGGAGTTAAAATAGTGGAGATTTCTACTGTCAACAAAAGTGCACAAAATGAGCAATTAACTTCAGATCAAAATTTCTTACCTGAAGCTTCTGCGAATGAAATTAAGATACCGAATGTAGAACAGAATTCAACATCTGATATATTAAATGGCAATGTGGAGAGAATAGAAGAGTCTCCCTCTGTGTCAGAAAGTTCACAAAAGGAGCACCAAATTTCAGATCAAATATGGTTATCTAAAGCTCCAACTCCTAGTCCAATTGCGAAAAGAGAATCTGCTGAAGAAAGTAAGATACCCAATATAGAACATATTTCAACAATCACATCGACGACTTCGATGACTGAAGATATGCACGTAGATAGGTTAAATAGAAATCTAAATCAAATACCCGAACGCAGaaatctaaataattttacaaacgTACAGACGTATTCtttgaaagaaaataacaatGCGGAAAATTACGAGTACTTAAACAAACCCTTGGCTATTTTCGAAAACTCAGAGAGGAAAGTAGACCATTCGGAGGAAGAAGCTCAGCCAGCCAAAGCAAAATCGGTTAAGGAAATAATTGATTCTATTAATCGTAGTCAAAAACTTCTCAAAGATAGTGCGGCGAAGGGAACAACTGTATATTCAACATCTTTATATGCTGAAAACAACATCAGGCCGATAAGTAATCAAAGAAGTTCCCAGATGCCTGAAATCTCTCCTAATATTTCAACGGCCAGCTCTGTTGCGGAGAATAACTTACAATTGGAACAAAATTACTTTcagaaaagcaaaataaataaaacagccTTTCAATATCGAGAGTCATCTCCAACTGCATTAAATTTAGATTGGAATCCTCTGCCCAAACCAAAGAGAATTAACAACGGTTCAactatttaa
- the LOC117779698 gene encoding uncharacterized protein LOC117779698 isoform X2, which produces MTMRSSTGSERTSSQISIYNYPDHLNPFSDEDNHKRLRFWNLSKRNDNRRRSFSMGNLREIWNFKSFSLKKKSSTLGIQKTSESPPVLRRHLESNSLHPGDQNRRPYMNSLQNINTPRGTRSSETNFNIIRSPQRSTISEGYLTPLSQRFHPRRSSQASLASTNPFESDIDSDATDIGSVSLGGCRKSYRKKRRAPLAPTIEMVKTGLKPLSNP; this is translated from the exons AT gaCGATGCGCTCGAGCACTGGTTCTGAAAGGACTTCAAGTCAAATCTCAATATACAATTATCCTGATCATTTGAACCCATTTTCCGATGAAGACAACCACAAACGATTGCGATTTTGGAATTTATCAAAACGCAATGATAACAGACGTCGAAGTTTTTCAATGGGAAATTTAAGAGAAATTTG GAATTTTAAGtcgttttcattaaaaaaaaagtcatcGACTTTGGGAATACAGAAAACATCAGAAAGTCCCCCAGTTTTAAGACGTCATTTGGAATCAAACTCTTTGCATCCTGGCGATCAAAATAGAAGACCATATATGAATTCTTTGCAGAATATTAATACTCCAAGGGGG acAAGATCCAGCGAAACAAACTTCAACATCATTCGTAGTCCACAACGCTCAACAATAAGTGAAGGATATTTGACTCCACTAAGTCAACGATTCCATCCGAGAAG ATCTTCGCAGGCGAGCTTAGCAAGCACAAATCCGTTTGAAAGTGACATCGACTCTGATGCGACTGATATTGGAAGTGTCTCCCTTGGGGGCTGCAGAAAGTCTTATAGAAAAAAGCGACGAGCCCCGTTAGCTCCAACTATAGAAATGGTAAAGACGGGATTAAAACCTTTATCGAATCCGTAA